A genome region from Brienomyrus brachyistius isolate T26 chromosome 23, BBRACH_0.4, whole genome shotgun sequence includes the following:
- the LOC125719173 gene encoding 3-oxo-5-alpha-steroid 4-dehydrogenase 1-like, which yields MMNLLHGLLVSEAEEMRLLDLMSYVMLLMAAVTFFTLLVEDLPYGRYASRKYGFPVGAKLAWFVQEMPALLIPLCLLLGTSGSKLGHLPNRLLLVMYFCHYIQRCLIYPFLIRGGKGTPFVSFLLAFVFCMYNGYLQVRYLSHYADYPAGWVTHPAFVSGSILWLVGFLINLHSDHILRNLRKPGETGYKIPTGGLFEYVSGANFLGEIVEWAGFACAGCSIHSASFAVFTLVVLSSRATAHHRWYLEKFEDYPKGRKALVPFLY from the exons ATGATGAACCTGCTGCACGGTCTGCTCGTCTCCGAAGCCGAGGAGATGCGCCTCCTCGACCTGATGTCCTACGTGATGCTCCTCATGGCGGCAGTAACTTTTTTCACTCTGCTTGTCGAGGACTTGCCCTACGGCAGGTACGCCAGCAGAAAGTACGGCTTTCCCGTGGGCGCAAAGTTGGCGTGGTTTGTTCAGGAGATGCCTGCGCTCCTGATCCCTCTCTGCTTGTTGCTCGGCACGTCCGGTTCCAAGCTGGGCCATCTACCCAACCGTTTGCTACTTGTCATGTACTTCTGCCACTACATACAAAG GTGTCTCATTTACCCGTTTTTAATCCGAGGGGGGAAAGGGACCCCCTTCGTATCCTTCCTACTCGCCTTTGTTTTCTGCATGTACAACGGGTATCTCCAAGTTAGATACCTGAGCCACTATGCAGATTACCCAGCAGGCTGGGTTACACATCCCGCCTTTGTCTCAG GATCCATACTGTGGCTGGTGGGATTTCTGATAAACCTACATTCGGATCACATCCTCAGGAATCTCCGGAAACCCGGGGAGACGGGCTACAAGATCCCAACCG GAGGCCTCTTTGAGTATGTGTCGGGGGCCAACTTCCTGGGTGAGATTGTGGAGTGGGCGGGGTTTGCCTGCGCTGGCTGCTCCATTCACAGCGCGTCGTTTGCCGTCTTCACCCTTGTGGTGCTGTCCAGCCGGGCCACGGCCCATCACAG ATGGTACTTGGAAAAATTTGAAGATTACCCGAAAGGCAGAAAAGCTTTGGTGCCTTTCCTGTACTGA
- the nsun2 gene encoding RNA cytosine C(5)-methyltransferase NSUN2 — MKLVGKVISLARALNIHRRRLFGQTELSAVEMGRRNRNRQKNQQDRDGKSGGKDRDSAAWGAGYSEIIKENKLFEHYYQEQKIVPEGEFQQFMDTMREPLPATIRITGYKSHAKEILHCLKEKYFKEIQDLEIDGQRIEAPQPLSWYPDELAWHTNMSRKIIRKSPLLEKFHQFLVSETESGNISRQEAVSMIPPLLLKIEPHHKILDMCAAPGSKTAQLIEMLHSDMNVPFPEGFVIANDVDNKRCYLLVHQAKRLNSPCVMVINHDASSIPRFQVDSGGRKDVLFYDRILCDVPCSGDGTMRKNIDVWKKWTTSNSLQLHGLQLRIAVRGVEQLAVGGRMVYSTCSLNPVEDEAVIAALLEKSEGALELADASADLLGLKWMPGMTSWKLMTKTGEWYTSWSEVPSSRHTQIRPTMFPPTDPEKLKEMKLERCMRILPHHQDTGGFFVAVLVKKAPMPWNRQYPKIRHKEADVAPSANTPPAEELAPESQPTNPEPEGRPLEVMVKKDGVCGPPPSKKMKLFGFKEDPFVFLSEDDPVFAPIQAFYNLSPTFPKLNVLTRTHEGKKRNLYMVSKELRNVLLNNSEKMKVINTGVKVWSRNNDGEEFGCAFRLAQEGIYTLFPYIGARVVDISVEDIKVLLTQENPFLSKLESEAQAEAKKLTMGSIVLRYQPDAQNPGVPQCPIELCGWRGKASIRAFVPKNERFHYLRMVGVEVFLGKQGKGARSKAEAGESPTPPAEEARKVEEEGEAKADEVSDGENDDPHDDGESGVTEAAMQS; from the exons ATGAAACTGGTAGGGAAAGTAATATCCTTAGCTAGAGCACTGAACATACATCGACGCAGGCTTTTTGGCCAGACAGAGCTCTCGGCGGTAGAGATGGGGAGAAGAAATAGAAACCGACAGAAAAATCAACAGGACAGAGACGGGAAAAGTGGTGGAAAAGACAGAGACAGTGCG GCTTGGGGTGCCGGCTACTCGGAGATCATCAAGGAGAACAAACTTTTTGAGCACTACTACCAAGAGCAGAAGATCGTCCCCGAGGGAGAGTTTCAGCAGTTCATGGACACGATGCGGGAGCCCCTTCCAGCGACTATTAGAATAACAGGTTATAAAAG CCATGCTAAGGAAATCCTCCATTGCTTAAAGGAGAAGTACTTCAAAGAGATCCAGGACCTCGAAATCGATGGGCAGAGGATCGAAGCCCCTCAGCCTCTAAGTTG GTACCCGGATGAGCTGGCATGGCACACCAACATGAGCAGGAAGATCATCCGCAAGTCACCCCTTCTGGAAAAATTCCACCAGTTCCTGGTTAGCGAAACGGAATCA GGAAATATCAGCCGGCAGGAAGCTGTCAGCATGATCCCCCCCCTGCTCCTGAAAATCGAGCCCCATCATAAG ATCCTGGACATGTGCGCCGCCCCCGGCTCCAAGACCGCTCAGCTCATCGAGATGCTGCATTCCGACATGAACGTCCCGTTTCCCG AGGGATTTGTCATTGCCAACGACGTGGACAACAAACGCTGTTACCTGCTGGTGCACCAGGCCAAGAGGCTGAACAGTCCCTGTGTCATGGTGATAAACCACGACGCCTCCAGCATCCCCCGGTTCCAGGTGGACAGCGGCGGCAGGAAGGACGTCTTGTTCTACGATCGGATCCTCTGCGACGTCCCGTGCAG TGGTGATGGAACGATGAGGAAGAATATTGACGTGTGGAAGAAGTGGACGACGAGCAACAGTCTGCAGCTGCATGG CCTGCAGCTCAGGATAGCGGTCCGTGGCGTGGAACAGCTGGCCGTCGGGGGCAGAATGGTGTACTCCACCTGCTCCCTCAACCCAGTCGAGGATGAGGCTGTCATCGCCGCCCTGCTGGAGAAGAGCGAAG GAGCCTTAGAGCTTGCTGACGCTTCTGCCGACCTTCTGGGCTTGAAGTGGATGCCTGGAATGACATCATGGAAG ctgATGACTAAGACCGGGGAGTGGTACACCAGCTGGTCTGAGGTGCCGTCCAGCCGACACACGCAGATCCGGCCCACGATGTTCCCGCCCACAGACCCGGAGAAGCTCAAGGAGATGAAACTTGAGAGATG TATGAGGATCCTGCCACACCATCAGGACACGGGTGGCTTCTTTGTGGCAGTTCTGGTGAAGAAGGCTCCGATGCCATGGAACCGCCAGTACCCCAAG ATCCGCCACAAAGAGGCAGACGTGGCTCCCTCTGCCAACACACCCCCGGCTGAGGAACTGGCCCCAGAGAGCCAACCCACAAACCCGGAGCCTGAAGGGCGCCCCCTGGAGGTCATGGTCAAGAAGGACGGAGTGTGTGG CCCCCCACCGTCGAAGAAGATGAAGCTGTTTGGCTTTAAAGAAGACCCGTTCGTGTTCCTGTCTGAGGACGACCCAGTGTTTGCTCCCATCCA GGCCTTCTACAACCTGTCCCCCACGTTCCCGAAGCTCAACGTGCTCACCAGGACCCATGAGGGCAAGAAGAGGAACCTGTACATGGTTTCCAAAGAGCTGCGAAATGTTCTGCTCAATAACAGTGAAAAGATGAAG GTGATTAACACGGGGGTGAAGGTGTGGTCCCGGAATAACGACGGCGAGGAGTTCGGCTGTGCCTTCCGGCTGGCCCAGGAG GGCATCTACACACTGTTCCCGTACATCGGCGCGAGGGTGGTGGACATCAGTGTGGAGGACATCAAGGTCCTGCTGACCCAGGAGAACCCCTTCTTGAGCAAGCTGGAGAGCGAGGCACAAGCTGAGGCCAAGAAGCTCA CCATGGGCAGCATCGTCCTGAGGTACCAGCCTGATGCACA AAATCCAGGGGTCCCTCAGTGTCCCATCGAGCTGTGCGGCTGGAGGGGGAAAGCCTCCATCCGCGCCTTTGTGCCCAAAAATGAGCGGTTTCACTATCTGCGCATGGTGGGGGTGGAGGTGTTCCTGGGCAAGCAGGGCAAGGGGGCCAGGAGCAAGGCCGAGGCAGGGGAGAGCCCCACCCCTCCTGCAGAGGAGGCGAGGAAGGTGGAAGAGGAGGGCGAGGCCAAGGCGGACGAAGTCTCGGATGGGGAGAATGACGACCCCCATGATGACGGGGAATCCGGAGTCACGGAGGCAGCCATGCAATCCTGA
- the ube2ql1 gene encoding ubiquitin-conjugating enzyme E2Q-like protein 1, giving the protein MATLLRKIGLIRLHDRDTEDPKHHHQGSFKGTKGNQKNNMKHCNTSSESNILNTPEIKAKRSEQPSKDTSGKQGKDVKEKQAGGGKSSGGSLPPLAPHRQHCTQVRTRRLMKELQEIKRLGDNFITVELADDNLFDWNVKLHQVDKDSALWQDMKETNTEFILLNVSFPDNFPFSPPFMRVLTPRLENGYVLDGGAICMELLTPRGWSSAYTVEAVMRQFAASLVKGQGRICRKAGKCKKAFSRKEAEATFKSLVKTHEKYGWVSPPVSDG; this is encoded by the exons ATGGCCACGCTACTCCGCAAAATCGGTCTCATCCGCCTGCACGACCGAGACACGGAGGACCCGAAGCACCACCACCAGGGCTCCTTCAAGGGCACCAAGGGGAACCAGAAGAACAACATGAAGCACTGCAACACGAGCAGCGAAAGCAACATCCTCAACACGCCCGAAATAAAGGCAAAGCGATCGGAGCAGCCGAGCAAGGACACGTCGGGGAAGCAAGGCAAGGACGTGAAGGAGAAACAAGCGGGGGGCGGTAAGAGCTCCGGCGGCTCGCTGCCACCGCTGGCGCCGCACCGGCAGCACTGCACCCAGGTCCGGACCAGGAGGCTGATGAAGGAACTGCAGGAGATCAAGCGGTTGGGGGACAACTTCATCACGGTGGAGCTGGCCGATGACAACCTATTTGACTGGAATGTGAAGCTGCACCAGGTGGACAAGGATTCTGCCCTGTGGCAGGACATGAAGGAGACCAACACCGAGTTCATCCTGCTCAACGTATCTTTCCCCGACAATTTCCCTTTCTCGCCGCCCTTCATGCGGGTGCTCACACCTAGGCTGGAGAACGGCTACGTCCTGGATGGAGGAGCCATCTGCATGGAACTGTTAACACCCCGCGGCTGGTCCAGCGCCTACACGGTAGAGGCGGTAATGAGGCAGTTCGCGGCGAGCCTGGTTAAGGGACAG GGCCGGATCTGCAGGAAAGCGGGGAAGTGCAAGAAAGCCTTCAGTCGCAAGGAAGCTGAGGCCACCTTCAAGAGCCTGGTGAAGACCCACGAGAAGTACGGCTGGGTGTCGCCACCGGTGTCCGACGGTTGA
- the med10 gene encoding mediator of RNA polymerase II transcription subunit 10 has product MAEKFDNLEEHLEKFVENIRQLGIIVSDFQPSSQTGLNQKLNFMITGLQDIDKCRQQLHDINVPLEAFEYIDQGRNPQLYTKECLERALAKNEQVKGKIDTMTKFKSLLISELAKVFPEEMAKYKAIHGDDPPT; this is encoded by the exons ATGGCCGAAAAATTTGATAACCTCGAGGAGCATCTGGAGAAATTTGTGGAAAATATCCGGCAGCTGGGAATCATCGTTAGCGACTTTCAGCCAAGCAGCCAGACGGGACTCAACCAGAAATT GAATTTCATGATAACCGGATTGCAGGATATTGACAAATGTCGCCAGCAGCTGCATGATATCAACGTGCCACTGGAAGCCTTCGA ATACATCGATCAAGGTCGAAATCCTCAGCTGTACACCAAGGAGTGTTTGGAAAGAGCCCTGGCGAAAAACGAGCAAGTGAAAGGCAAAATTGACACCATGACG AAATTTAAAAGTCTTCTGATTTCTGAGCTGGCAAAGGTTTTCCCAGAGGAAATGGCGAAGTACAAAGCGATTCACGGGGATGATCCTCCCACGTAG